The Medicago truncatula cultivar Jemalong A17 chromosome 4, MtrunA17r5.0-ANR, whole genome shotgun sequence genome includes a region encoding these proteins:
- the LOC11426371 gene encoding putative F-box/LRR-repeat protein At4g15060 isoform X1, with protein MQDGTSKDGKQKRAKSNNEKDYEEDIINQLPDGIPINILANLPIKEAARTSILSRKWKNLWTYFSGTLEFEGSPIMKDMIKDLKKVTGGRLQMAMEIMYDAERQTYTSWINELLSSLQCSTLQGLKFWFPMKNVSDIDNWIHFAVQKKVQKLELYFGHTIVYVLPLHIFKVERFNSLCVLRMKSITVTDEMLEYLMCNCQLLETLSLVDSRVPKTMKVSGSSLKLKCLELVRCWELTKIEIFAEKLVSFKYYGSHLETEFKSVPCLEEASFGGSFVEFVRESFLPQIKVLKLDITQNSPEVIYWLSQLPKLKNLKHLELVACADDGISACVMLLKASPSLWRLKIKMLNTKPTYITEHKFTMECHYNLKELELVGFCGAACEVELVMYILENTDELQKITIDTRLPTKPKLRPLDEEHFETWDLEEKKRCAWRLKDKIPPCIEFVCL; from the exons ATGCAAGATGGAACTAGCAAGGATGGtaaacaaaagagagcaaaatCTAATAATGAGAAAGACTATGAAGAAGATATCATAAACCAATTACCAGATGGAATCCCTATAAACATTTTAGCAAATTTACCAATAAAAGAAGCTGCTAGAACAAGCATTCTCTcaagaaaatggaaaaatcTATGGACATATTTTTCAGGAACCTTAGAATTTGAAGGTTCGCCGATTATGAAAGACATGATAAAAGATCTTAAAAAGGTTACAGGAGGGCGTTTACAAATGGCAATGGAAATCATGTATGATGCTGAAAGACAAACATATACAAGTTggatcaatgagttgttaagttcACTTCAATGTTCCACTTTACAAGGATTGAAGTTTTGGTTTCCTATGAAAAATGTTAGTGATATTGATAACTGGATTCACTTTGCAGTTCAAAAAAAGGTTCAAAAGCTTGAACTGTATTTTGGTCATACAATTGTTTATGTTCTTCCATTGCACATCTTTAAGGTGGAAAGATTTAATTCCTTGTGTGTTTTGCGTATGAAATCGATTACCGTGACCGACGAAATGCTAGAGTATTTAATGTGTAACTGCCAATTACTTGAAACATTGAGTTTAGTTGATTCAAGAGTTCCAAAAACTATGAAGGTTTCAGGTTCATCATTGAAGTTGAAATGTTTAGAATTGGTAAGATGTTGGGAACtgacaaaaattgaaatttttgctGAGAAATTAGTATCATTCAAATACTATGGATCACATTTGGAGACAGAATTCAAGAGTGTTCCATGCCTTGAGGAAGCCTCTTTTGGAGGATCCTTTGTGGAGTTTGTTAGAGAAAGCTTTCTGCCACAAATAAAAGTGCTTAAACTGGATATCACACAAAACTCACCTGAAGTG ATTTATTGGTTAAGTCAACTTCCCAAGTTAAAAAATCTCAAGCATTTGGAGCTGGTTGCTTGTGCTGATGATGGCATTAGTGCTTGTGTTATGTTATTGAAGGCATCACCTTCACTATGGAGGTTAAAAATCAAG ATGCTAAATACCAAACCAACTTATATTACAGAACATAAATTCACAATGGAATGTCATTATAATCTTAAGGAGTTGGAATTGGTTGGGTTTTGTGGAGCAGCATGTGAAGTTGAATTAGTTATGTACATTCTTGAGAATACAGATGAACTCCAGAAAATAACCATTGATACAAGGTTACCAACTAAACCAAAATTGAGACCTCTGGATGAGGAGCACTTCGAAACTTGGGAtctcgaagaaaaaaaaaggtgtgcTTGGCGACTGAAGGACAAAATACCACCTTGTATTGAATTTGTTTGCCTTTGA
- the LOC11426371 gene encoding putative F-box/LRR-repeat protein At4g15060 isoform X2, which translates to MQDGTSKDGKQKRAKSNNEKDYEEDIINQLPDGIPINILANLPIKEAARTSILSRKWKNLWTYFSGTLEFEGSPIMKDMIKDLKKVTGGRLQMAMEIMYDAERQTYTSWINELLSSLQCSTLQGLKFWFPMKNVSDIDNWIHFAVQKKVQKLELYFGHTIVYVLPLHIFKVERFNSLCVLRMKSITVTDEMLEYLMCNCQLLETLSLVDSRVPKTMKVSGSSLKLKCLELVRCWELTKIEIFAEKLVSFKYYGSHLETEFKSVPCLEEASFGGSFVEFVRESFLPQIKVLKLDITQNSPEVIYWLSQLPKLKNLKHLELVACADDGISACVMLLKASPSLWRLKIKNINSQWNVIIILRSWNWLGFVEQHVKLN; encoded by the exons ATGCAAGATGGAACTAGCAAGGATGGtaaacaaaagagagcaaaatCTAATAATGAGAAAGACTATGAAGAAGATATCATAAACCAATTACCAGATGGAATCCCTATAAACATTTTAGCAAATTTACCAATAAAAGAAGCTGCTAGAACAAGCATTCTCTcaagaaaatggaaaaatcTATGGACATATTTTTCAGGAACCTTAGAATTTGAAGGTTCGCCGATTATGAAAGACATGATAAAAGATCTTAAAAAGGTTACAGGAGGGCGTTTACAAATGGCAATGGAAATCATGTATGATGCTGAAAGACAAACATATACAAGTTggatcaatgagttgttaagttcACTTCAATGTTCCACTTTACAAGGATTGAAGTTTTGGTTTCCTATGAAAAATGTTAGTGATATTGATAACTGGATTCACTTTGCAGTTCAAAAAAAGGTTCAAAAGCTTGAACTGTATTTTGGTCATACAATTGTTTATGTTCTTCCATTGCACATCTTTAAGGTGGAAAGATTTAATTCCTTGTGTGTTTTGCGTATGAAATCGATTACCGTGACCGACGAAATGCTAGAGTATTTAATGTGTAACTGCCAATTACTTGAAACATTGAGTTTAGTTGATTCAAGAGTTCCAAAAACTATGAAGGTTTCAGGTTCATCATTGAAGTTGAAATGTTTAGAATTGGTAAGATGTTGGGAACtgacaaaaattgaaatttttgctGAGAAATTAGTATCATTCAAATACTATGGATCACATTTGGAGACAGAATTCAAGAGTGTTCCATGCCTTGAGGAAGCCTCTTTTGGAGGATCCTTTGTGGAGTTTGTTAGAGAAAGCTTTCTGCCACAAATAAAAGTGCTTAAACTGGATATCACACAAAACTCACCTGAAGTG ATTTATTGGTTAAGTCAACTTCCCAAGTTAAAAAATCTCAAGCATTTGGAGCTGGTTGCTTGTGCTGATGATGGCATTAGTGCTTGTGTTATGTTATTGAAGGCATCACCTTCACTATGGAGGTTAAAAATCAAG AACATAAATTCACAATGGAATGTCATTATAATCTTAAGGAGTTGGAATTGGTTGGGTTTTGTGGAGCAGCATGTGAAGTTGAATTAG
- the LOC11426372 gene encoding argininosuccinate synthase, chloroplastic → MAQLKAFPSHPCATPTPSLHATENILFNRVWMANPCSFKKLKPRAGVAAGRLQVVKAVSHSDTDVEVSEAKKGSGLRGKLNKVVLAYSGGLDTSVIVPWLRENYGCDVVCFTADVGQGIKELDGLEAKAKASGASQLVVKDLKEEFVKDYVFPCLRAGAIYERKYLLGTSMARPVIAKAMVDVAKEVGADAVSHGCTGKGNDQVRFELTFFALNPKLNIVAPWREWDITGREDAIEYAKKHNVPVPVTKKSIYSRDRNLWHLSHEGDILEDPANEPKKDMYMMSVDPEDAPDQAEYLEIGIESGLPVSLNGKTLSPATLLAELNEIGGKHGIGRIDMVENRLVGMKSRGVYETPGGTILFKAARELESLTLDRETIQVKDTLALKYAELVYAGRWFDPLRESMDAFMQKITATTTGSVTLKLYKGSVTVAGMKSPFSLYRQDISSFEGSEIYDQADAAGFIRLYGLPLKVRAMLEQGL, encoded by the exons ATGGCTCAGTTGAAAGCATTTCCTTCACATCCATGCGCTACTCCTACTCCTTCCCTTCATGCAACAG AGAATATTCTGTTTAATCGGGTTTGGATGGCTAACCCATGTTCATTCAAAAAG CTGAAACCAAGAGCTGGTGTTGCTGCCGGTAGACTTCAAG TTGTAAAGGCAGTATCGCACAGTGATACAGATGTTGAAGTTTCCGAAGCCAAGAAGGGTAGTGGCTTGCGTGGAAAATTGAATAAGGTTGTACTTGCTTACAGTGGTGGCTTAGACACATCAGTCATTGTCCCATGGTTGAG AGAGAATTACGGTTGTGATGTTGTGTGCTTCACTGCTGATGTTGGCCAA GGTATAAAAGAATTGGATGGTTTGGAAGCCAAAGCAAAAGCCAGTGGAGCCTCCCAATTAGTCGTAAAGGACTTGAAGGAGGAATTTGTTAAAGATTACGTATTTCCTTGCCTGCGTGCTGGTGCCATTTATGAGAGGAAGTATTTGCTTGGGACCTCAATGGCCCGTCCTGTAATTGCAAAG GCCATGGTGGATGTTGCTAAAGAAGTTGGAGCTGATGCTGTCTCCCATGGGTGTACAGGGAAAGGAAATGATCAG GTTCGATTTGAGCTCACTTTCTTTGCGCTGAACCCCAAGCTAAACATTGTGGCTCCATGGAGGGAGTGGGATATTACAGGGAGAGAAGATGCCATCGAGTACGCTAAAAAGCATAACGTTCCTGTTCCGGTGACAAAAAAATCCATCTATAGCAGGGATAGGAACCTATGGCATCTTAGCCATGAG GGTGATATTTTGGAAGACCCGGCTAATGAACCCAAGAAGGATATGTACATGATGTCTGTAGACCCGGAGGATGCTCCAGATCAAGCAGA ATATTTGGAAATTGGTATTGAGTCAGGACTTCCCGTTTCACTCAATGGCAAGACGCTCTCACCAGCAACTTTACTCGCTGAGCTCAATGAGATAGGTGGAAAGCACGGAATTGGCCGGATCGACATGGTTGAGAATAGGCTTGTAGGCATGAAGAGCCGTGGAGTTTATGAAACTCCTGGTGGGACTATCCTCTTTAAAGCAGCACGGGAGTTGGAGTCTTTGACACTTGATCGAGAAACAATACAGGTGAAAGATACATTAGCCCTTAAATATGCAGAGTTAGTGTATGCTGGTAGATGGTTTGATCCACTTCGTGAGTCGATGGACGCCTTTATGCAGAAGATTACTGCGACCACAACAGGTTCCGTTACTTTGAAATTGTACAAAGGTTCTGTTACTGTAGCTGGTATGAAGAGTCCTTTTAGCCTGTATAGGCAAGATATCTCATCATTTGAGGGTAGTGAGATATATGATCAAGCTGATGCTGCTGGTTTTATCCGGCTTTACGGTCTTCCATTGAAGGTCCGGGCAATGCTTGAACAGGGCCTTTAA